In one window of Sebaldella sp. S0638 DNA:
- a CDS encoding VOC family protein, protein MTESNQKILPFLSFKGNAEEAVNFYISFFPEAKIISLEHITDNAYGEPGKVLNVLFEIMGQQFMAMDMDGTHSPEFSWAVSMFINCSSENEFDMIFGKLSESGFVMMGPEPVLEFKKVAWVTDKYNVTWQLVWK, encoded by the coding sequence CTTTTTTATCTTTCAAAGGTAATGCAGAAGAAGCCGTGAATTTTTATATATCTTTTTTTCCCGAAGCAAAAATAATTTCTCTTGAACATATTACTGATAACGCTTACGGTGAACCGGGAAAAGTCTTAAATGTTCTTTTTGAAATAATGGGGCAGCAATTTATGGCAATGGATATGGACGGAACACATTCACCGGAATTTTCATGGGCTGTTTCTATGTTTATAAACTGTAGTTCAGAAAATGAATTCGACATGATTTTTGGAAAGCTTTCAGAAAGCGGCTTTGTTATGATGGGCCCTGAGCCTGTTCTTGAATTCAAAAAAGTCGCATGGGTGACTGATAAATATAATGTCACATGGCAGCTTGTCTGGAAATAA